The window TAAGAACGATCGTAATCTTAGTATTTGCATGGCTCATTGTATTTTTTCAAGGTACATATAAAAGCATGAAAAACATATCTAAGAAAGGCTATCTCTTTTTAACACTATCAGGCATGGCTACCGGACTTTCCTGGCTATGCTATTTCGCTGCTATCGCCATCGGCAAGGTGTCGGTAGTCGCGCCGATTGACAAGTTCAGTGTTGTGATCACCATGATCCTCGGATTTGTGATTTTAAAGGAAAAAGTAGCCAAGCATACGATAATAGGCGGCCTGATTATCACAATCGGTACGTTTTTCTTGGTTTTTTAAGAAACTTTCTTTCATAGAACGGTCATATCTTAAAAGCCAACCAAATTTTGATAAAAAAACAACGCCCCAGCGGAAGCTGAAACGTTGTTTTTTTATTTGCTTGATATGGTTAGTAAGGCGTCCTTAACCTCTACATCTTTTTTAGTTCGTTTATTTACCACAGCTTCTTTCTCATCCTTTTTGCTGTGTTTGTCTTCGACAGCTTCCTTCACAACCTGTGTACGTGCATTCCCTGCCGGTTTCCGTACATGATGACCAAGTCCGAGCTCTTTAGCGTCTAGCTTTAGGGCTTTCAGTAAACTACCGACCATTAACAGCATGATAACGGAAAATGGAAGTGCTGAAAGGATCATGGTGTTTTGAAGAGCCTGTAGACCCCCTGAATAGAGAAGAGCTAGGGCTGTAATCGAAAGCAGAATTCCCCATGTCGCTTTAATGGCAGTACTTGGATTTTGCGAACCATTCGTTGTCATCATTCCTAGAACAAATGTACCTGAGTCCGCTGATGTGACAAAGAATATGGCAACAATTAAAATAGCCAGAATGGATAACGCCGCGCTAAACGGGAACCCTTCTAACACACCGAAAAGGGATTCCTCTGGTGCTAATGTAGAAATGGAAAGCAGCCCAGAGACTTCAGTAGAAATAGCGGAACTACCAAAGGTTGTAAACCAGATGAAGCCAATCAGTGTTGGAACGAGTAAAACTCCTACAACAAACTCACGAATCGTACGGCCTTTAGAGACTCTGGCAATAAATACCCCAACAAATGGAGCCCATGCAATCCACCATGCCCAATAAAAAATGGTCCATCCATTAATCCAGCTACGGCCCTCTTCGTTTAGTGGAGCAATCCGAAAACTCATGTTCAGGAAGTTTTGCATATAAGATCCAATCGTATCTGTAAATAGGTTAAGAATAAAAAGTGTCGGCCCAAAAATAAATACAATGATGAGGAGGAGAGCCGCAAGACCCATATTTAAATTACTCAGGATCTTTATCCCTTTGCTTAGACCTGTTAAGGCTGAAATCATAAATAAGACAGTTACAACGAGAATGATAATGGTTTGACTAGTTTGCGTACTAGGTACATCCCATAGATAGGAAAGGCCGCCGTTAATTTGCATGGCACCAAATCCCAGTGAAGTGGCAACCCCCATAACTGTTGATATAACAGCTATAACATCAATTGCTTTCCCGACAAAGCCATCTGCATGCTTCCCAATTAACGGTCTTAAGGTACGGCTTATTAAACTTAATTCCCCTTTTCTAAAGGTAAAATAAGCCAGTGCCAGTGCGACTGCGCCATATATGGCCCATGCATGGATTCCATAATGGAAGAAAGTAAATCTCATGGCATCCTTAATTCCCTGATCTGTGCCTTCTTGTCCTGTTGGAGAGCTAATGATGTAATGGCTAATGGGTTCGTAGGTCCCATAGAACATTAAGCCAATCCCCATACCTGCACTAAAAAGCATGGCAAGCCAAGTTGGACGTGAAAACTCAGGCTTATCCTCCTGTTTCCCGAGCTTAATCCGGCCAACTGGACTCACTAATAAATAGAAGCATACAAACACAAACAGTGAAACGATTAATAGGTAATACCATCCAAATGAATCTGTCATAACACTTTGAGCACTACTGGTAATGCGTTCTAACGACTCAGGCATAATAATCCCCATTGATACAAGACCAACCAATAATGCTAACGATACGTAAAAAACAGTTGAAGCATTTTTCATATTAAATTTTAACTCCCATCTTTGATAAATTCGCAGAGGGTCTTACTACGAGTAGTGAACATATTAATTGCAAACCCTAATTAAGTGGATTATTCAGGGTAGTGTCCTGTTGTTGTTTTATCCCACTTAGGATTTTAATGATCCTCATCTTCTTTCGTCTAGGTCTTATAGACCATTAATCTGCGTTAATAATTTTGATTTTTCATTTTCTCTCAAACTATTACATGTAAAAACTACGACAATATAAACAACAATATCGTTTATCTGTTTGAGTATTGGATAATTTAATTGCTTATGCACGGTAGAGGTGCTTTGAATGGATCAGTAAACAGGTCACTTTTGGGGTATGTTACAACTATATCAAAAGGAAATGCCCCCAGCAAATGGGAAAAACAAGCTTATTCAAGGCTCTGGTCTGCTAAACCTTTCGTAGAAGAGGGATTCAATACCTATCCTTAAAATAACTCCCAGATCCTCTTTATCTGACCGATATTCGAGAGAATTGAACTTTTTGTGAAGCGAGGGAGAGGATTCTCACTCTTCCTGAATGGAGGAACAGCGGGGAAGGGGGTCCCAGACTAAAAAAAGATTCGTTCGTTTTTTACTGATACTAGGCAAAGGTAAAAATCAACAAACTAAGAGCAAGGAAAAGAAACGCCAGCTGAGGGTTTCTTAAGTTACCATCTATAGAAGGACAAAGCAAAAAGGTAAGTGGAAGATTGTGTAAGAGTAGTGGGGGATACTCTGACAAGCGGCAATCCTAAAAATAAAAACCGGTCAGATCCCTTCATCAGTACTTCTATTGATAAAACATATCATTAGTAATTCCATATGGAGTATAATATTTCTTTAATACTCTACTAACTGTCCTTTTATGTGAATCAGCATTACACCACTCAAAAATCATTTGCGTAGTAATTTTTCTCTCAGGAAACAACAACTGGAATTCCTTCACATGCCGTAATATTGCTTGTTCGGTTTTTTCAAACTGCCCGCACTTTCCACATTCAATCCCATAATTTTTATAAGAAATCAATAAAGAGCCACAGCTTTTGCAAAGAAACCCCTTTTGTAGCTTGTCGTAATGATATTCAGGGATTTTTGTATGTGGATTTTTGGTTAAGTGTAAGGAGAGTAGCTTTTGGGCAAGCTTTTTATGTCCTTCATTTAATTTAGATGGAGTTTTATTTATTTCGTTAAAAAAACGATTTAATTGTGTTGGCAGGATAAAGGAGTTTTCAAGTGGAGCTTGAAATAAAGTGAATTCAGAGTTAATAAATATAACTGAGGCATCAATAAGGTAATTTTCCTTAAGGTTTTGGAGCAGTTGGCGGAGTAAAGTTGTGCTTCTTTTTATTTGATCGACTGGATTCGTATACTCTCGATTAGTAGCAGCAGCATAAAGCTTGTCCGAGTTTAAGTAAAAATCACCGTGATAATTTTTTATATCCACTAGATAGAGTAAATATTGTGAAATAATAAGGGTATCGATTTGAACAATTGAGTGGTTCACTTCGAGCAATAAATCATGGATGATATACCGTTCTTCTAATAGGCATTCTGCAAGTAAATCAAACTTAACCTCTCCAGCATAGCCTTTCTCAAGATTCATATAATGAAACTTATCCTTGTCTGTTAATTCCATTCTCCGATTTAATGATCGCATAAGCAGTAATTCATCGGACTCCGTTCGAGATTTTAGTAACATAACCCACTTCCTTTCTTA of the Bacillus tuaregi genome contains:
- a CDS encoding glycine betaine uptake BCCT transporter, which gives rise to MKNASTVFYVSLALLVGLVSMGIIMPESLERITSSAQSVMTDSFGWYYLLIVSLFVFVCFYLLVSPVGRIKLGKQEDKPEFSRPTWLAMLFSAGMGIGLMFYGTYEPISHYIISSPTGQEGTDQGIKDAMRFTFFHYGIHAWAIYGAVALALAYFTFRKGELSLISRTLRPLIGKHADGFVGKAIDVIAVISTVMGVATSLGFGAMQINGGLSYLWDVPSTQTSQTIIILVVTVLFMISALTGLSKGIKILSNLNMGLAALLLIIVFIFGPTLFILNLFTDTIGSYMQNFLNMSFRIAPLNEEGRSWINGWTIFYWAWWIAWAPFVGVFIARVSKGRTIREFVVGVLLVPTLIGFIWFTTFGSSAISTEVSGLLSISTLAPEESLFGVLEGFPFSAALSILAILIVAIFFVTSADSGTFVLGMMTTNGSQNPSTAIKATWGILLSITALALLYSGGLQALQNTMILSALPFSVIMLLMVGSLLKALKLDAKELGLGHHVRKPAGNARTQVVKEAVEDKHSKKDEKEAVVNKRTKKDVEVKDALLTISSK
- a CDS encoding nuclease-related domain-containing protein encodes the protein MLLKSRTESDELLLMRSLNRRMELTDKDKFHYMNLEKGYAGEVKFDLLAECLLEERYIIHDLLLEVNHSIVQIDTLIISQYLLYLVDIKNYHGDFYLNSDKLYAAATNREYTNPVDQIKRSTTLLRQLLQNLKENYLIDASVIFINSEFTLFQAPLENSFILPTQLNRFFNEINKTPSKLNEGHKKLAQKLLSLHLTKNPHTKIPEYHYDKLQKGFLCKSCGSLLISYKNYGIECGKCGQFEKTEQAILRHVKEFQLLFPERKITTQMIFEWCNADSHKRTVSRVLKKYYTPYGITNDMFYQ